A section of the Streptomyces sp. V3I8 genome encodes:
- a CDS encoding pyridoxal phosphate-dependent aminotransferase — protein sequence MAHSRTHQPYISSRAAALEGNSLGELFLLARERGAIDLALGTPGFPEPASDIIDAAYEAMRGGRNQYDHPSGDVLLRERIADTLSTPTDPLTELTVTVGATEALCVALLTVVEPGDEVVLLDPGYEQFKAAITLAGAVPRFVPLHAPDWRFDPDELAAAFTPRTRAVLLNSPGNPTGRVLDRQELDQIAGLCEQWDVTVICDEVYSNFVFDGRVQTSITEVPGLAERGIVVGSLSKSYAISGWRLGFLRADPVRTQALRRVHELTTNGAATPLQVAVGLAAVSADLKTAAREMGRRRDLALEIFTGMGMKIAPAEGGCFLFADVSPLTGGEKDSKAFVLELLDTAGVLIVPGGPSFADPARGEQYVRIAFNRQAELLREVERRIRAARPADK from the coding sequence ATGGCGCATTCCAGGACCCATCAGCCATACATCTCGTCGAGAGCCGCGGCACTTGAGGGCAACAGTCTGGGCGAGCTCTTCCTGCTGGCGCGTGAGCGCGGCGCCATCGACCTGGCGCTCGGCACACCCGGATTCCCGGAGCCCGCTTCCGACATCATCGACGCGGCCTACGAAGCCATGCGCGGCGGGCGCAACCAGTACGACCACCCCTCCGGCGACGTGCTGTTGCGGGAGCGGATCGCCGACACCCTCAGCACGCCGACCGACCCGCTGACCGAACTGACCGTCACCGTCGGCGCGACCGAGGCACTCTGCGTGGCTCTGCTCACCGTCGTGGAGCCGGGCGACGAAGTGGTCCTGCTCGACCCGGGCTACGAGCAGTTCAAGGCGGCCATCACGCTGGCCGGCGCCGTGCCGCGGTTCGTTCCGCTGCACGCGCCCGACTGGCGCTTCGACCCGGACGAACTGGCCGCCGCCTTCACCCCTCGCACCCGCGCCGTTCTCCTGAACTCGCCGGGCAACCCCACCGGCCGGGTGCTGGACCGCCAGGAGTTGGACCAGATAGCCGGGTTGTGCGAGCAGTGGGACGTCACCGTCATCTGTGACGAGGTGTACAGCAACTTCGTCTTCGACGGCCGGGTCCAGACATCGATCACCGAGGTGCCCGGGCTCGCCGAGCGCGGCATCGTCGTCGGGTCGCTCTCCAAGAGCTACGCGATCAGCGGCTGGCGGCTCGGCTTCCTGCGCGCGGACCCCGTCCGCACCCAGGCGCTGCGTCGCGTGCACGAGCTCACGACGAACGGCGCCGCGACCCCGCTGCAGGTGGCCGTCGGACTGGCCGCCGTCTCGGCAGACCTGAAGACCGCCGCCCGGGAGATGGGCCGCCGTCGCGACCTGGCCCTGGAGATCTTCACGGGAATGGGCATGAAGATCGCCCCCGCCGAAGGCGGCTGCTTCCTTTTCGCGGACGTGAGCCCACTCACCGGGGGCGAAAAGGACAGCAAGGCCTTCGTCCTCGAACTCCTCGACACGGCAGGGGTCCTGATCGTGCCAGGAGGTCCCTCGTTCGCCGATCCCGCCCGGGGCGAGCAGTACGTACGCATCGCGTTCAACCGACAGGCCGAACTGCTGCGCGAGGTCGAGCGCCGGATCCGCGCCGCCCGGCCCGCCGACAAGTAG
- a CDS encoding cytochrome P450 yields the protein MTMTTSTVNGTDLTDPQTFLAPSAELVEMWRRFRRDAPVHWHEVSDRAVPGFWVLSRYDDVMQVYRDNKRFTSERGNVLTTLLEGGDSAAGKMLAVTDGRRHRELRNLLLKAFSPRVLEPVVAGVRERADQLVRQAVESGDCDFAQDVAEHIPMATIADLLGVPPSDRDYLLTLTKEALSTEEEGQSADEALVARSELLFYFSELAAERREDPRDDVVSVLATSTIDGEPLTEQEIIFNCYSVIIGGDETSRLSMICGMRELIEHPEQWRRLKSGEVSVDSAVEEVLRWVSPAMHFGRRALEDVEIGGRTLRAGDVATLWNSSANYDESVFDDPGTFDLGRTPNKHVSFGYGPHFCLGAYLGRAEISAMLTALSTHVAEASPNGPAKPIHSNFLHGYSSLPVTLRPAR from the coding sequence CTGACCATGACCACTTCGACCGTGAACGGTACCGACCTCACCGACCCGCAGACCTTTCTGGCCCCCAGTGCCGAACTGGTCGAGATGTGGAGGCGGTTCAGGAGGGACGCCCCCGTCCACTGGCATGAGGTGTCCGACCGCGCCGTCCCCGGATTCTGGGTGCTGTCGCGCTACGACGACGTCATGCAGGTCTACCGGGACAACAAGCGGTTCACCTCCGAGCGGGGCAACGTCCTGACCACCCTCCTGGAGGGTGGCGACTCGGCTGCTGGCAAGATGCTGGCCGTCACGGACGGCCGCCGCCATCGCGAACTGCGCAATCTGCTCCTGAAGGCGTTTTCGCCCCGGGTGCTGGAGCCCGTCGTGGCCGGGGTGCGGGAGCGCGCGGACCAACTGGTGCGGCAGGCCGTCGAGAGCGGCGACTGTGACTTCGCCCAGGATGTCGCCGAGCACATTCCGATGGCCACCATCGCGGACCTCCTCGGAGTGCCGCCGAGCGACCGTGACTATCTGCTGACCCTGACCAAGGAGGCGCTCAGCACGGAGGAGGAGGGGCAGTCCGCGGACGAGGCGCTGGTCGCGCGCAGTGAACTGCTCTTCTACTTCTCCGAGTTGGCCGCCGAGCGACGCGAGGACCCGCGCGACGACGTGGTGAGCGTCCTCGCCACCAGCACGATCGACGGTGAGCCGCTCACCGAGCAGGAGATCATTTTCAACTGCTACAGCGTCATCATCGGCGGTGACGAGACCAGCAGGCTCTCCATGATCTGCGGTATGCGCGAACTGATCGAGCACCCTGAGCAGTGGCGGCGGCTCAAGTCCGGTGAGGTCTCCGTGGACAGCGCTGTCGAAGAGGTGCTGCGCTGGGTCAGTCCGGCCATGCACTTCGGACGCAGGGCCCTCGAGGACGTCGAGATCGGCGGGCGTACCCTGCGCGCCGGAGATGTCGCCACGCTCTGGAACAGCTCGGCCAACTACGACGAATCGGTCTTCGACGACCCGGGCACCTTCGACCTGGGCCGCACGCCCAACAAGCACGTGTCGTTCGGGTACGGGCCGCACTTCTGCCTCGGTGCCTATCTCGGCCGGGCCGAGATCTCCGCCATGCTCACCGCGCTGAGCACCCATGTCGCCGAGGCCTCGCCGAACGGTCCGGCCAAACCCATTCACTCCAACTTCCTGCACGGTTACAGCAGTCTGCCGGTCACCCTGCGCCCGGCCCGGTAG
- a CDS encoding cytochrome P450, whose product MRQSTADQLGPLPDFMQPGAEDVVRIVTPTGDDMWLVRNYALGRSVLTDKRFSRVAALAPKAPRFNDAQPAADSMMSMDGNPHARLRRLVSGAFSTGRMARMSTFVEELTDRHLDTVVELGHGADLIENLARPLPLSVLCSMLGVPEEDSPRFRGWVEVLFDINASSPREKARYRIELIEYISELLDHKRRDPQEDMLSDLIAVHDRGDLSMNELLTLGLTLLMAGYETTGGQIGLATLSLLTDRKVYEELTEHPDRVGNAVEELIRLSPATPLAFPRVATEPVQVGDVLVQTGEGIMVALVHGNRDAAVFADAESMNIVTGHDASHLTFGHGVHRCLGAPLARLQVRIVLERLLHRFPTLRLADGDSPFVWKDGLATRGLARLRVAW is encoded by the coding sequence ATGAGGCAGTCCACGGCCGACCAGTTGGGTCCGCTTCCCGACTTCATGCAGCCCGGTGCCGAAGACGTCGTCCGCATCGTCACGCCGACCGGCGACGACATGTGGCTGGTGCGCAACTACGCGCTGGGCCGCTCGGTCCTGACCGACAAGAGGTTCAGCCGGGTCGCGGCGCTCGCGCCCAAGGCTCCGAGATTCAACGACGCCCAGCCGGCGGCCGACTCCATGATGAGCATGGACGGAAACCCGCACGCCCGGCTGAGGCGTCTGGTCAGCGGTGCGTTCTCCACGGGCCGCATGGCGAGGATGAGCACCTTCGTGGAGGAGCTCACCGACCGGCACCTCGATACCGTCGTCGAACTCGGCCACGGCGCCGACCTGATCGAGAACCTCGCGAGGCCGCTGCCGCTCTCGGTGCTCTGCTCCATGCTCGGCGTTCCCGAGGAGGACAGCCCCCGCTTCCGCGGGTGGGTCGAGGTGCTCTTCGACATCAACGCGAGCAGCCCCCGTGAGAAGGCCCGCTACCGCATCGAACTCATCGAATACATCAGCGAGTTGCTGGACCACAAGCGACGCGATCCGCAGGAGGACATGCTCAGCGACCTGATCGCCGTGCATGACCGGGGCGACCTGTCCATGAACGAGCTCCTCACCTTGGGGCTCACCCTGCTGATGGCCGGCTACGAGACCACCGGCGGCCAGATCGGCCTGGCGACACTCTCGCTGCTGACCGACCGCAAGGTGTACGAGGAGCTGACCGAGCACCCCGACCGGGTCGGGAACGCGGTGGAGGAACTGATCCGGCTGAGCCCCGCCACGCCGCTGGCCTTTCCCCGCGTCGCGACCGAACCGGTGCAGGTCGGCGACGTCCTGGTACAGACGGGCGAGGGCATCATGGTCGCCCTGGTGCACGGCAACCGTGACGCCGCCGTGTTCGCGGACGCGGAGTCGATGAACATCGTCACCGGACACGACGCCTCCCACCTCACCTTCGGCCACGGTGTGCACCGCTGCCTGGGCGCACCGCTGGCGAGGCTCCAGGTGCGCATCGTCCTCGAACGCCTCCTGCACCGCTTCCCGACGCTGCGGCTCGCCGACGGCGACTCTCCGTTCGTCTGGAAGGACGGACTGGCGACCCGGGGGCTCGCACGGCTCCGCGTCGCCTGGTAG